The proteins below come from a single Carassius carassius chromosome 11, fCarCar2.1, whole genome shotgun sequence genomic window:
- the LOC132152852 gene encoding uncharacterized protein LOC132152852 isoform X4 → MTKAVDIFCNEEDPDSEHNTSEDQMIEIEKEVGSLQGKPLCPRQDYENSEPVNTAVDDPSQESDSPAQQNTIYDSEMEVSISDSSAEIVTVETNARKTSRVTEEHQENKDLCLSEKGSEVISAKVDSPVEFSRLDNTSAVSKETAAMTPQCSLTVQNEVENGQQTESITARRKTHVTSRCTKSRRRTCKRKEPNPDPRKTHVISQDPPNYTFKDCFSDLELQNSERNKAIENTSSKAVKNKAKESHATQEPRRTFIVQDELRPQKSRKTKVLSLMMDQSLSDVHETVQSASTLCLESACTDVHIVETAVQKHKNKTATHPLSQSEKCETQKNRGIFMIQASQLLISRNSFLNETNKLEDPNRPEGLQEVISETQTTPFDINSDNVAQQHKEPEHDFHKILTENTSHPECSQEANTSLVQKLSELTPSVTGKAKKQRNEGKDKIKKKKAVSREKPKALAKKQNSRAVSMDENVLTGRQYMNDLQNGAGGSSLSNTLQLPVISHYSVSEEGFRDERNAETLGISSATSVDKLDQDDHINMDSFSINLDQTNQALEGRCRKTYVVSSSHKSLIKEKTDSGASSDISEHDLFTNEMDNVSSVMNRTMFVVEKFNVTSNGFSGHTNNLQFTEERPPCETLDGYTETLSDESSAHSPQPKTHCQTMNICQDQDSDLRHQAPEEGRVMKSLTNTEHNTDFGKKSRRAAPVSYKEPALNCKMRRGDKYSDTKLLNSPVFKDKKKKK, encoded by the exons gaTCCAGACTCTGAACACAACACCAGTGAAG accaaATGATTGAAATAGAGAAAGAGGTTGGGAGTCTGCAAGGCAAACCATTGTGTCCACGGCAGGATTATGAGAATTCTGAACCAGTGAATACAGCCGTTGATGATCCCAGCCAAGAGAGTGACAGTCCAGCACAGCAAAACACCATATATGACTCTGAAATGGAGGTGTCCATTAGTGACAGTTCTGCTGAAATAGTAACAGTTGAAACAAATGCAAGAAAAACCTCTAGAGTTACAGAGGAACATCAGGAAAATAAGGATTTGTGTCTGTCAGAAAAGGGTAGCGAGGTTATATCTGCAAAGGTGGACTCACCAGTTGAATTTAGTAGGTTAGACAATACATCAGCTGTGTCTAAAGAGACGGCCGCTATGACTCCGCAGTGCTCTCTCACTGTTCAGAATGAGGTGGAGAATGGGCAGCAAACAGAGTCAATAACTGCACGCAGGAAGACTCATGTCACCTCTCGTTGTACCAAAAGTAGGAGACGTACATGTAAACGGAAAGAACCAAACCCAGATCCTAGAAAAACGCATGTTATCTCCCAAGATCCTCCTAATTACACTTTTAAAGATTGTTTTAGTGATCTCGAGCTTCAGAATTCTGAAAGAAACAAGGCAATTGAAAATACTTCAAGTAAAGCTGTTAAAAACAAAGCTAAAGAGTCCCATGCTACCCAGGAACCCAGGAGAACATTTATAGTTCAAGATGAGCTAAGACCTCAGAAGAGCAGGAAGACCAAAGTCTTGTCCCTTATGATGGATCAAAGTTTATCTGATGTGCATGAAACTGTTCAGTCTGCCAGTACTCTTTGCTTGGAATCTGCTTGTACTGATGTGCATATCGTTGAGACCGctgttcaaaaacacaaaaacaaaactgcaACACACCCACTTTCTCAGTCTGAAAAGTGCGAGACACAGAAAAACAGAGGAATATTTATGATACAGGCAAGTCAATTATTAATCAGCAGgaattcatttttgaatgaaaccAATAAATTAGAGGATCCCAACAGACCGGAAGGTTTACAGGAAGTAATATCAGAAACCCAAACAACACCTTTCGATATTAATTCAGATAATGTTGCACAACAGCACAAGGAGCCAGAGCATGATTTTCATAAGATATTGACAGAAAACACCTCTCATCCAGAATGTTCACAAGAGGCGAATACCAGCCTTGTACAGAAACTCTCTGAATTAACGCCATCAGTGACTGGTAAAGccaaaaaacaaagaaatgaggggaaagacaaaataaaaaagaagaaagctGTATCAAGAGAAAAACCCAAAGCATTAGCAAAGAAACAAAACAGTCGTGCTGTGAGTATGGATGAAAACGTGTTGACTGGAAGGCAATATATGAATGATCTTCAGAATGGAGCAGGAGGCAGTTCTTTGTCTAATACTTTACAGTTACCAGTAATATCTCACTACTCAGTATCAGAGGAGGGCTTCAGGGATGAACGTAATGCCGAAACCCTTGGAATAAGCTCTGCTACCTCTGTTGACAAGCTTGATCAGGATGACCATATTAACATGGACTCTTTTAGCATAAATCTAGATCAAACCAACCAAGCTCTCGAGGGCAGGTGCAGGAAAACATATGTTGTTTCATCTTCACATAAATCCCTCATTAAGGAAAAGACTGACAGTGGAGCTTCCAGTGACATTTCTGAACATGATCTTTTTACTAATGAAATGGATAATGTTTCATCTGTCATGAACAGAACCATGTTTGTCGTGGAAAAATTTAATGTGACTTCAAATGGTTTTAGTGGACACACAAATAACCTTCAATTCACAGAGGAGAGGCCTCCCTGTGAGACCCTTGATGGTTACACAGAAACACTCTCAGATGAAAGCTCTGCCCACAGCCCTCAACCAAAGACCCACTGTCAAACTATGAACATTTGTCAGGACCAGGACTCAGACTTGAGGCACCAAGCTCCAG AAGAAGGCAGGGTTATGAAGAGTCTAACAAATACAGAGCATAACACTGATTTTGGGAAAAAAAGTAGAAGAGCAGCACCAGTCTCTTACAAAGAACCAGCTCTCAACTG CAAGATGAGGCGTGGGGACAAATACTCGGACACAAAATTATTAAACTCTCCGGTGTTCAaagacaagaagaagaagaaatga
- the LOC132152852 gene encoding uncharacterized protein LOC132152852 isoform X5, whose product MIEIEKEVGSLQGKPLCPRQDYENSEPVNTAVDDPSQESDSPAQQNTIYDSEMEVSISDSSAEIVTVETNARKTSRVTEEHQENKDLCLSEKGSEVISAKVDSPVEFSRLDNTSAVSKETAAMTPQCSLTVQNEVENGQQTESITARRKTHVTSRCTKSRRRTCKRKEPNPDPRKTHVISQDPPNYTFKDCFSDLELQNSERNKAIENTSSKAVKNKAKESHATQEPRRTFIVQDELRPQKSRKTKVLSLMMDQSLSDVHETVQSASTLCLESACTDVHIVETAVQKHKNKTATHPLSQSEKCETQKNRGIFMIQASQLLISRNSFLNETNKLEDPNRPEGLQEVISETQTTPFDINSDNVAQQHKEPEHDFHKILTENTSHPECSQEANTSLVQKLSELTPSVTGKAKKQRNEGKDKIKKKKAVSREKPKALAKKQNSRAVSMDENVLTGRQYMNDLQNGAGGSSLSNTLQLPVISHYSVSEEGFRDERNAETLGISSATSVDKLDQDDHINMDSFSINLDQTNQALEGRCRKTYVVSSSHKSLIKEKTDSGASSDISEHDLFTNEMDNVSSVMNRTMFVVEKFNVTSNGFSGHTNNLQFTEERPPCETLDGYTETLSDESSAHSPQPKTHCQTMNICQDQDSDLRHQAPEEGRVMKSLTNTEHNTDFGKKSRRAAPVSYKEPALNCKMRRGDKYSDTKLLNSPVFKDKKKKK is encoded by the exons ATGATTGAAATAGAGAAAGAGGTTGGGAGTCTGCAAGGCAAACCATTGTGTCCACGGCAGGATTATGAGAATTCTGAACCAGTGAATACAGCCGTTGATGATCCCAGCCAAGAGAGTGACAGTCCAGCACAGCAAAACACCATATATGACTCTGAAATGGAGGTGTCCATTAGTGACAGTTCTGCTGAAATAGTAACAGTTGAAACAAATGCAAGAAAAACCTCTAGAGTTACAGAGGAACATCAGGAAAATAAGGATTTGTGTCTGTCAGAAAAGGGTAGCGAGGTTATATCTGCAAAGGTGGACTCACCAGTTGAATTTAGTAGGTTAGACAATACATCAGCTGTGTCTAAAGAGACGGCCGCTATGACTCCGCAGTGCTCTCTCACTGTTCAGAATGAGGTGGAGAATGGGCAGCAAACAGAGTCAATAACTGCACGCAGGAAGACTCATGTCACCTCTCGTTGTACCAAAAGTAGGAGACGTACATGTAAACGGAAAGAACCAAACCCAGATCCTAGAAAAACGCATGTTATCTCCCAAGATCCTCCTAATTACACTTTTAAAGATTGTTTTAGTGATCTCGAGCTTCAGAATTCTGAAAGAAACAAGGCAATTGAAAATACTTCAAGTAAAGCTGTTAAAAACAAAGCTAAAGAGTCCCATGCTACCCAGGAACCCAGGAGAACATTTATAGTTCAAGATGAGCTAAGACCTCAGAAGAGCAGGAAGACCAAAGTCTTGTCCCTTATGATGGATCAAAGTTTATCTGATGTGCATGAAACTGTTCAGTCTGCCAGTACTCTTTGCTTGGAATCTGCTTGTACTGATGTGCATATCGTTGAGACCGctgttcaaaaacacaaaaacaaaactgcaACACACCCACTTTCTCAGTCTGAAAAGTGCGAGACACAGAAAAACAGAGGAATATTTATGATACAGGCAAGTCAATTATTAATCAGCAGgaattcatttttgaatgaaaccAATAAATTAGAGGATCCCAACAGACCGGAAGGTTTACAGGAAGTAATATCAGAAACCCAAACAACACCTTTCGATATTAATTCAGATAATGTTGCACAACAGCACAAGGAGCCAGAGCATGATTTTCATAAGATATTGACAGAAAACACCTCTCATCCAGAATGTTCACAAGAGGCGAATACCAGCCTTGTACAGAAACTCTCTGAATTAACGCCATCAGTGACTGGTAAAGccaaaaaacaaagaaatgaggggaaagacaaaataaaaaagaagaaagctGTATCAAGAGAAAAACCCAAAGCATTAGCAAAGAAACAAAACAGTCGTGCTGTGAGTATGGATGAAAACGTGTTGACTGGAAGGCAATATATGAATGATCTTCAGAATGGAGCAGGAGGCAGTTCTTTGTCTAATACTTTACAGTTACCAGTAATATCTCACTACTCAGTATCAGAGGAGGGCTTCAGGGATGAACGTAATGCCGAAACCCTTGGAATAAGCTCTGCTACCTCTGTTGACAAGCTTGATCAGGATGACCATATTAACATGGACTCTTTTAGCATAAATCTAGATCAAACCAACCAAGCTCTCGAGGGCAGGTGCAGGAAAACATATGTTGTTTCATCTTCACATAAATCCCTCATTAAGGAAAAGACTGACAGTGGAGCTTCCAGTGACATTTCTGAACATGATCTTTTTACTAATGAAATGGATAATGTTTCATCTGTCATGAACAGAACCATGTTTGTCGTGGAAAAATTTAATGTGACTTCAAATGGTTTTAGTGGACACACAAATAACCTTCAATTCACAGAGGAGAGGCCTCCCTGTGAGACCCTTGATGGTTACACAGAAACACTCTCAGATGAAAGCTCTGCCCACAGCCCTCAACCAAAGACCCACTGTCAAACTATGAACATTTGTCAGGACCAGGACTCAGACTTGAGGCACCAAGCTCCAG AAGAAGGCAGGGTTATGAAGAGTCTAACAAATACAGAGCATAACACTGATTTTGGGAAAAAAAGTAGAAGAGCAGCACCAGTCTCTTACAAAGAACCAGCTCTCAACTG CAAGATGAGGCGTGGGGACAAATACTCGGACACAAAATTATTAAACTCTCCGGTGTTCAaagacaagaagaagaagaaatga
- the LOC132152593 gene encoding uncharacterized protein C2orf80-like has translation MVDKENPYSGEYIGQRLRENGYDPKGKSPATMLDDLANYDLAISVALWWLNKNDGKNAAENDVGISSLRCISQYPNLLETEAMILPSYAGMLLNSLSIEDILSLYNCKPVVSYPHS, from the exons ATGGTTGATAAAGAGAACCCTTACAG tGGTGAATATATTGGACAGCGACTGAGAGAAAATGGTTATGATCCAAAGGGGAAAAGCCCTGCTACAATGTTAGATGATCTG GCTAATTATGATTTGGCTATAAGTGTGGCTTTGTGGTGGCTCAATAAAAATGATGGGAAGAATGCAGCTGAGAAT gatgt AGGAATTAGCAGTTTAAGATGTATTAGCCAGTACCCTAATCTCCTGGAAACAGAAGCAATGATTCTTCCTTCATATGCTGGAATGCTTCTG AACAGCTTATCCATAGAAGACATTCTGTCTCTGTACAATTGCAAACCAGTGGTATCATACCCTCATAGCTAA
- the LOC132152853 gene encoding gamma-crystallin M2-like: MSKIVFYEERNFQGRSYECDTDCPDMHPHFSRCNSIKVESGCWVLYERPNYSGFQYVLTRGEYPEYQRWMGYNDTIRSCRTFSYQSGGSYRVRIYDRPDFQGQMMEFSDDCESIHQNFQCRSVHSCNVMEGYWTFYEHPSYQGLQYFLPPGEYRKFIDWGAVCATIGSFRRITDF, translated from the exons ATGAGTAAG ATTGTCTTTTATGAGGAGAGAAACTTCCAAGGTCGCTCCTATGAGTGCGACACAGACTGCCCAGACATGCACCCTCATTTCAGTCGATGCAACTCTATAAAAGTGGAGAGTGGCTGCTGGGTCCTCTATGAAAGACCCAATTACTCTGGTTTCCAGTATGTGCTAACCAGAGGTGAATATCCTGAATACCAGCGCTGGATGGGCTACAATGACACCATTCGCTCATGCCGTACATTTTCCTAT CAAAGTGGTGGATCCTACCGTGTCCGGATCTATGATCGGCCAGATTTCCAAGGTCAAATGATGGAATTTAGTGATGACTGTGAGTCCATTCATCAAAATTTCCAATGCCGCAGCGTTCACTCTTGCAATGTCATGGAGGGCTACTGGACCTTCTATGAGCATCCCAGTTATCAAGGCCTTCAGTATTTCCTGCCCCCTGGCGAGTATCGCAAGTTCATTGACTGGGGTGCTGTTTGTGCCACCATTGGCTCCTTCCGCAGAATCACTGATTTTTAG